One window of the Gavia stellata isolate bGavSte3 chromosome 9, bGavSte3.hap2, whole genome shotgun sequence genome contains the following:
- the LOC104259779 gene encoding pulmonary surfactant-associated protein A has product MLSYSSYLLTAVAALLATCHALPKCPGIPGLPDVPGQDGLKGQPHLPGLIEPSGSLMGSAGRDGLPGPQGLPDSLDTELHNVLVNLKHRLSRLEGVLALNGKIKEVGEKILASNGKKVDFASALESCEEAGGTLATPMNEEENKAVLSIVKQYNQYAYLGIKEGGTSGQFKYINGTPLNYTKWHQYEPNGKGTEKCVEMYTDGSWNDKKCNLYRLTICEF; this is encoded by the exons ATGTTGTCTTACTCATCCTACCTGCTCACAGCAGTAGCTGCTTTGCTAGCAACTTGCCATGCACTGCCTAAGTGTCCAGGAATTCCTGGGTTGCCTGATGTCCCTGGACAAGATGGTCTGAAAGGACAACCACATCTACCAG gtCTCATAGAACCCTCTGGAAGCCTGATGGGGTCTGCTGGAAGAGATGGTCTTCCTGGGCCCCAAg GTCTACCCGATTCTCTGGACACTGAACTCCACAATGTTTTAGTAAATTTGAAACACCGACTTTCCAGACTTGAAGGGG tGCTTGCTTtgaatgggaaaataaaagaagtagGAGAGAAAATACTTGCCAGCAATGGGAAGAAAGTTGATTTTGCATCTGCACTAGAATCCTGTGAAGAGGCTGGAGGAACTCTTGCAACTCCCATGAATGAGGAGGAGAATAAAGCTGTTTTGAGTATTGTGAAACAGTATAACCAATATGCTTACTTGGGCATTAAAGAGGGTGGGACTTCAGGTCAATTTAAGTACATAAATGGCACACCTCTGAATTATACCAAGTGGCACCAGTATGAGCCTAATGGCAAAGGGACAGAAAAATGTGTAGAGATGTACACTGATGGGAGCTGGAATGACAAAAAATGCAACCTGTATCGCCTCACAATCTGTGAGTTTTAA
- the LOC104259787 gene encoding pulmonary surfactant-associated protein A, with protein MLSPQLLHKILGAAFFLLPCCVQGKTAGIPPQPGFAHLPEDGIDEGFIPGFLPLVDYETEDIIHQLEHRISRLEGVLRLEKMITASGGKVFATNGKKADFHTTLKKCQEAGGSIATPRNPGENDAILYFVKFFNTYAYLGIKESLIPSKFQFLDGTQLSYTNWHLNEPSGKGEEECVEMYTDGTWNDKRCNQNRLIVCQF; from the exons ATGCTGTCTCCACAGTTGCTCCACAAAATCTTAGGAgcagcttttttcctgctcccgTGCTGTGTTCAGGGTAAAACAGCAGGAATTCCTCCACAGCCTGGTTTTGCACACTTGCCTGAAGATGGGATAGATGAAGGCTTTATACCAG GTTTCCTACCACTGGTTGATTATGAAACAGAAGACATTATCCATCAATTAGAACATCGGATTTCCAGACTTGAAGGAG TCCTCCGCTTGGAGAAGATGATAACAGCATCTGGAGGGAAAGTATTTGCTACCAATGGGAAAAAAGCTGACTTCCATACTACGCTGAAAAAATGCCAAGAGGCTGGAGGGTCTATTGCCACTCCAAGGAACCCGGGTGAGAATGATGCCATTCTGTACTTTGTGAAATTTTTTAATACCTACGCCTACCTGGGTATAAAAGAATCTCTGATTCCAAGCAAATTCCAGTTCCTGGATGGCACACAACTGAGTTATACTAACTGGCATTTAAATGAACCTTCCGGCAAAGGGGAAGAAGAATGTGTGGAGATGTACACTGACGGCACTTGGAATGACAAAAGATGCAACCAGAATCGCCTTATTGTCTGTCAGTTTTAG